CGACGTCAACCTCGAGCAGGAACGCCAAGTCGCCGGTGACGATCTCGATGAACTGCTCGAAGCTCTCCGCCTCGAGCAAGGCGATGACCGCATTGTGGATCCGCTCGGTGGTGTTGAGATTGTCGCGGCTGTTGGCGATGATCTCGTCCTGGTCGGCGCGCAGGCGCTGCACATCCGTCTTCAGCCGTTCCATCATGAACTGCTGCAGATCGACGACGCCTTCACCCTTGTGGCGCTTGGGGCTGACCTGGGCATCGAGCAATTCCGGATGACGCGACAGAAAATCCGGATTGCGCTTCAGGTAAGCAGCAACCTGCGCGGCGCTGACGCCCGCATTCGGTTTCGCTTTGACGTCTTCGACCGGTTCCGACATCGCTACTCGTGATCAGCCGTTACGTTCTCAAACGAACTTACAGAATGGCCATTCTTACAGAATAGACTGGCCGGTCTTGGCCCAATCCGCAAGGAACGCGGACAGGCCCTTATCGGTCAGCGGGTGGTTGTACATCTGCTTCAAAATCGCCGGCGGCAGGGTGGCGACATCGGCGCCCATCTTGGCAGCAGCGATGACATGCACCGGATGACGGACGGAAGCCACCAGCACCTCGGTCTTCAGCGCAGAGTAGGACGAATAGATCTGGATGATGTCGGCGATGAGTTCCATGCCGTCCTGGCCAATATCGTCGAGGCGACCGACGAAGGGCGAAATATAGGTGGCGCCGGCCTTGGCGGCGAGCAGCGCTTGTGCTGCCGAGAAGCATAGCGTCACGTTGACCTTGGTGCCTTCCGAGGAGAGGACCTTGCAGGTCTTGAGGCCATCGACCGTGAGCGGCACCTTGACACAGACATTGGTCGCGAGCTTGGCGAGCTTATGACCTTCCGCCAGCATGGTCTTGTGATCGGTCGCGGTCACTTCGGCGCTGACCGGCCCATCGACGATGGTGCAGATCTCCTTGATCACATCCAGGAACGGACGTCCGGATTTGGCGACCAGGGACGGATTGGTTGTTACACCATCAAGCAAGCCTGTGGACGCAAGCTCCTGGATTTCCTTGACGTCTGCGGTGTCGACGAAAAACTTCATGACAGGGTTCCTGAAAGTAACGCCCGGAAACCTCCAGGCCTTTATCGGTGATGCGCCACGCACTAGGCTATATAGATCGCCCAATCAAGTGCCAGTATGAGCATCTGTGCGGCGAATCAAATTCACCCCGAGTCTAGCCCCCGAGCTCCGCAATGCCAACCGAAACCGATAACATGCCGGAGACCCTGCCGGGCCTGCCTGTGGTTTCGCCGCCACCCGCGGTTGGTGTGCTTGTACCCTTGGCGCTGTTTCAGCCTTATGACTATCTGGTACCGCCGGAACTGACGTCAGCCGGCGTGACCCTCGCCCGGGGCGATTTCGTGACCGTGCCCTTGGGACGGCGCACAGTCACCGGCGTCGTGTGGGGTGCTGCTGCCGGCGATGTCGATCCGGCCAAACTGAAACCTGTCACCGCGCGCTTGGCCTTGCCCCCGCTGCCGGAGGCTACCTGCGCCTTCATCGACTGGGTGGCGCAGTATACGATGGCGCCGGTCGGGGCCGTGCTGCGCATGGCAATGAGCGTGCCGGATGCGCTGGAGCCCGAGCGCGCGCTCAAGGGTTGGGCGATCG
This Rhodospirillaceae bacterium DNA region includes the following protein-coding sequences:
- the fsa gene encoding fructose-6-phosphate aldolase, with the translated sequence MKFFVDTADVKEIQELASTGLLDGVTTNPSLVAKSGRPFLDVIKEICTIVDGPVSAEVTATDHKTMLAEGHKLAKLATNVCVKVPLTVDGLKTCKVLSSEGTKVNVTLCFSAAQALLAAKAGATYISPFVGRLDDIGQDGMELIADIIQIYSSYSALKTEVLVASVRHPVHVIAAAKMGADVATLPPAILKQMYNHPLTDKGLSAFLADWAKTGQSIL
- a CDS encoding DUF484 family protein, giving the protein MSEPVEDVKAKPNAGVSAAQVAAYLKRNPDFLSRHPELLDAQVSPKRHKGEGVVDLQQFMMERLKTDVQRLRADQDEIIANSRDNLNTTERIHNAVIALLEAESFEQFIEIVTGDLAFLLEVDVVCLCLELTDVTSRRPKHDGIQFLDRGAVDRLIGKNRKVWLRDEVEGDPEIYGGAADLVRSDAVLRLSISKVAPAGLIAFGTRHPGYFHAGQGTELMSFLGRIIEFGVRSWLDLPKP